ATATCCACCATCAAAATCAGAACCTGCATCACCATATCGACTATTGGTCAATGGCACGACAGCTTGACCAATGGATTCTTGGCTGAACATGTTTTGCTCCAATTGAAGCCAAATAAAGCCCAATTCATCAGGACTATTATTCGTATAGTGGATTTTTACAGTACCTTTTACTTCGTGAGTCTTATCGTCCAGACTTACTTTGATATCATAGCTTGCTGCGTTTTGCCAATATTGATTACCTGGTTTTCCAGATGCCGAACGATAGACATTACCATTGTTCTTGTAAAATATTGGACTAAAAGCCTCCTTATAATCATAGACACTTTCGGATTTTTGGGTTTGGGCGAAGGTGCCTTCAGAAATACCTATCTGTGCCAATAATAGACCTAAGGTAATCTTGAAAATAGATTTATTCATACTTTGTTTATAATTTAGATTTGTATTCTTCTTCATCAAACCCTAATAAAATCCCTTTTGGACTTTCGATCAGTGGTCTTTTAATCATACTATTGTTGTTCAACAATACTCTGTTTGCAGATTCGGCATCTTGCACGCTGGCTTGTTCTTCAGGACTCAATTTTCTCCACGTTGTGCCTTTTTTATTTACAAGTTGATCCCATGAAACTTTCTTCTCCCATTCTTCCAATTTTTGTAAAGTGGCAGGTTCTTTTTTGTAATCATGGAATACATATTCCAACTTATGGTCATTTAACCAATCTAGTGCCTTTTTAACTGTGTTACAATTCTTGATCCCGTAAACCTGAAGCATATTAGTATAGTATTTTATAATTATTTGCTCTGCTAAAGATATTAATAAAATATTTAAATGCTGAGTTTGGATAGGGGAAAGGCTTAAAACTTCTTAGTGTATTTTTTACACTATATTTTTTGAACTGAATAAAAAAGTTTATCTTAGTTCCTAATAACAAAATTTAGAAAATACACTATGAGCCTAAAAGATTTCAAAGGAGTTTTAACTGGAGATCAAGTACAGGAGCTATTCGAAATAGCTAAAGAGCAATAAATTTGCATTACCTGCGGTAAATATTATCGGAACTGATTCTATCAATGCAGTTATGGAGACTGCGAAGAAAGTAAATTCACCAGTGATCATTCAATTATCAAATGGTGGTGCGCAATTCTATGCTGGTAAATCATTGAACAATGATAATTTACAAGCATGTATTTTAGGGGCGGTTTCAGCTGCTCAGCACGTACATTTATTGGCAGAGCATTACGGCGTTGCAGTTAATTTTGCACACGGACCATGCTGCTAAGAAATTATTGCCTTGGATTGATGGTTTATTAGATGCAGGTGAGAAATTCTTTGCTCAACATGGCAAACCATTGTTCTCTTCTCATATGTTGGATCTTTCTGAAGAACCATTAGAAGAAAACATCGAAATCTCAAGAAAATATTTAGAGCGCATGAAACCGCTAGGTATGACTATTGAAATTGAATTAGGTGTAACTGGAGGTGAGGAAGATGGTGTTGACAATTCAGATGTAGATAGTTCTAAATTATATACTCAACCTGAAGAAGTAGCTTACGCTTTTGAAGAACTTTCCAAAGTATCAGATAAATTCACTGTTGCAGCAGCATTCGGAAATGTGCATGGTGTGTACAAACCAGGAAATGTAAAGTTACAACCTGTTATTTTGCACAATTCTCAAGAATACATTCGTGAGAAATTCAACCTTACTGCTGAAAAACCAGTGAACTTTGTTTTCCACGGTGGATCGGGATCTTCACCTGAGGAAATTAAAGAAGCTATTTCTTATGGTGCTATCAAAATGAATATCGATACAGATATGCAATGGGCATTCTGGGATGGCGTAAGAAAATACGAAGCTAAAAACCGTGATTTCTTACAAGCTCAGATCGGTAACCCTGAAGGTGCTGATTCGCCTAACAAAAAATATTATGACCCACGCGTATGGTTGCGCAAAGGTGAAGAAGCATTTGTTGAACGTCTAGAACA
The Sphingobacterium daejeonense genome window above contains:
- a CDS encoding ArsC family reductase; translation: MLQVYGIKNCNTVKKALDWLNDHKLEYVFHDYKKEPATLQKLEEWEKKVSWDQLVNKKGTTWRKLSPEEQASVQDAESANRVLLNNNSMIKRPLIESPKGILLGFDEEEYKSKL